Proteins from one Kineosporiaceae bacterium genomic window:
- the shbA gene encoding RNA polymerase sigma factor ShbA translates to MTRADDGSEGLQGLLAGALAGNARATEDLLAAVHQMVQRYCRVRLSRYPAAEYMADDVAQEVCIAVLSALTRYVDEGKPFEAYVYKIAAHKVADAQRHTYRHAQPQADIPDVIDLTDGPEQLVLRDADAQQVRDLLDHLPETLRELLVLRVGVGLSAEATGRALDMSPGAVRVAQHRALAKLRTQANLIVDRRPL, encoded by the coding sequence ATGACACGGGCAGATGACGGTTCGGAGGGCCTTCAAGGCCTGCTTGCCGGTGCGCTCGCCGGGAACGCCCGCGCCACCGAGGATCTCCTGGCCGCCGTCCATCAGATGGTTCAGCGCTACTGCCGTGTCCGCTTGTCCCGTTACCCAGCGGCCGAGTACATGGCGGACGACGTGGCTCAGGAGGTCTGCATCGCTGTGTTGTCGGCCCTGACGCGCTATGTGGACGAAGGCAAGCCCTTCGAGGCCTACGTCTACAAGATCGCCGCGCACAAGGTCGCCGACGCCCAACGCCACACCTACCGCCACGCCCAGCCCCAGGCGGACATCCCCGACGTCATCGACCTGACGGACGGGCCCGAACAGCTCGTGCTGCGCGACGCGGACGCCCAGCAGGTGCGCGACCTGCTCGATCATCTGCCCGAGACCCTGCGCGAGCTCCTGGTCCTGCGGGTCGGCGTCGGATTGTCGGCCGAGGCCACCGGGCGTGCGCTGGACATGAGCCCGGGTGCCGTCCGGGTGGCTCAGCACCGCGCCCTGGCCAAGTTGCGGACGCAGGCGAACCTGATCGTGGACCGGCGGCCGCTGTGA
- the guaB gene encoding IMP dehydrogenase, whose amino-acid sequence MADRDPAVVFGTTGLTYDDVLLLPGETDVIPSEVDTTSRLTRGITLRIPVVSAAMDTVTEARMAIAMARQGGMGVLHRNLSIEDQAYQVDLVKRTQTGMISNPVTIGQDATLEQLDETCGRYRVSGLPVVAADGTLLGIITNRDLRFTPIAEWGTTLVREVMTPMPLVTAPEGIERDDAIALLRRHKLERLPIINAAGTLVGLITVKDFVKSEQFPHATKDADGRLMVAAAIGYFGDAWKRATTLVEAGVDLLVPDVANGHARLMLDMIRQLKSDPATRHVQVLAGNVATREGAAALVEAGADAVKVGVGPGSICTTRVVAGVGVPQVTAVFEASQACRPAGVPVVADGGLQYSGDIAKALVAGADAVMIGSLLAGCEESPGETLLVNGKQYKSYRGMGSVGAMSSRGKKSYSKDRYFQADVVSDEKIVPEGIEGQVPYRGPLSAVIHQLVGGLHQSMFYVGGWTIPELQERGRFVRITPAGLKESHPHDVQITVEAPNYSGR is encoded by the coding sequence ATGGCGGATCGTGACCCGGCCGTGGTGTTCGGCACCACCGGCCTCACTTATGACGACGTCCTGTTGCTTCCGGGCGAGACCGATGTGATCCCCAGCGAGGTGGACACCACCTCTCGGCTGACCCGCGGCATCACGCTGCGGATCCCTGTCGTCTCGGCGGCGATGGACACCGTGACCGAGGCGCGGATGGCGATCGCCATGGCCCGCCAGGGCGGTATGGGGGTGCTGCACCGCAACCTGTCGATCGAGGATCAGGCCTACCAGGTCGATCTGGTGAAGCGGACCCAGACCGGCATGATCTCGAACCCGGTCACCATCGGGCAGGACGCCACCCTGGAACAACTCGACGAGACCTGTGGCCGCTACCGGGTCTCGGGCCTGCCGGTGGTGGCTGCCGACGGCACCCTGCTGGGCATCATCACCAACCGCGACCTGCGGTTCACCCCGATCGCCGAGTGGGGAACCACGCTGGTGCGCGAGGTGATGACCCCGATGCCGCTGGTCACCGCCCCCGAGGGCATCGAGCGGGACGACGCCATCGCCCTGTTGCGTCGGCACAAGCTCGAGCGGCTACCGATCATCAACGCCGCCGGCACATTGGTCGGGTTGATCACGGTCAAGGACTTCGTGAAGTCCGAGCAGTTCCCCCACGCCACCAAGGACGCCGATGGCCGGTTGATGGTCGCCGCGGCGATCGGGTACTTCGGGGACGCCTGGAAGCGCGCCACGACCCTGGTCGAGGCCGGGGTCGACCTGCTGGTGCCGGACGTCGCCAACGGCCATGCCCGGCTCATGCTCGACATGATCCGTCAGCTGAAGTCCGACCCCGCCACCCGCCACGTGCAGGTGCTGGCCGGCAACGTCGCCACCCGTGAGGGGGCAGCAGCGCTGGTCGAGGCCGGCGCCGACGCGGTCAAGGTGGGCGTCGGGCCGGGATCGATCTGTACCACCCGGGTGGTGGCCGGGGTCGGTGTCCCGCAGGTGACCGCGGTCTTCGAGGCATCGCAGGCCTGCCGGCCGGCCGGCGTCCCGGTGGTGGCGGACGGCGGGCTGCAGTACTCCGGCGACATCGCCAAGGCCCTGGTGGCCGGTGCCGACGCCGTCATGATCGGGTCGCTGCTGGCAGGGTGCGAGGAGAGCCCGGGCGAGACGTTGCTGGTCAACGGCAAGCAGTACAAGTCCTACCGAGGCATGGGCTCGGTCGGGGCAATGAGTTCGCGGGGTAAGAAGTCCTACTCCAAGGACCGCTACTTCCAGGCCGACGTGGTCAGCGACGAGAAGATCGTGCCCGAGGGCATCGAAGGGCAGGTGCCCTACCGTGGCCCGCTGTCCGCCGTGATCCACCAGCTGGTGGGGGGTCTGCACCAGTCGATGTTCTACGTCGGGGGCTGGACCATTCCCGAGCTGCAGGAGCGGGGTCGGTTCGTGCGGATCACCCCGGCAGGGCTGAAGGAGTCCCACCCGCACGACGTCCAGATCACGGTCGAGGCGCCCAACTACTCCGGGCGCTGA
- a CDS encoding response regulator transcription factor: MATVLVCDDSALVRESLHRTLASVPGITRVVDASSGEEALARWPVERPSLVMMDVRMPGIGGVEATRRLLARHPEALVLMVTVAEDAEGVARAVSSGARGYVVKDATREEMAAAVVHALSDAVWRRPIPAPRSVEAAAAAPALTEREMQVLTGMSRGRSNAEIGKELFLSEDTVKTHARRLFRKLDAADRAQAVAVGFRWGLVR; this comes from the coding sequence GTGGCAACCGTGCTGGTCTGCGACGATTCCGCCCTCGTCCGCGAGTCTCTGCATCGGACACTGGCCAGTGTGCCGGGTATCACCAGGGTGGTTGACGCCTCCTCTGGTGAGGAAGCCCTGGCTCGTTGGCCCGTCGAGCGCCCGTCACTGGTCATGATGGACGTGCGCATGCCGGGCATCGGTGGCGTCGAGGCGACCCGACGGTTGCTGGCGCGACACCCGGAAGCTCTTGTGCTGATGGTGACGGTGGCCGAAGATGCCGAGGGGGTCGCCCGCGCCGTGTCGAGCGGTGCCCGGGGGTATGTTGTGAAGGACGCGACAAGGGAGGAGATGGCCGCCGCCGTGGTGCACGCACTGTCCGATGCCGTGTGGCGCCGCCCCATCCCGGCCCCGCGCAGCGTCGAGGCGGCCGCAGCGGCTCCTGCCCTGACCGAACGCGAGATGCAGGTGCTGACCGGCATGAGCCGTGGCCGGAGCAACGCCGAGATCGGCAAGGAGCTCTTCCTGTCCGAGGACACGGTCAAGACCCATGCTCGGCGGCTGTTCCGTAAGCTCGACGCAGCCGACCGGGCACAGGCCGTCGCGGTGGGATTCCGATGGGGATTGGTGCGCTGA